In Ochrobactrum vermis, the following proteins share a genomic window:
- the recN gene encoding DNA repair protein RecN, translating into MLSHLSIRDIVLIERLDIEFKTGLSVLTGETGAGKSILLDSLSLALGARGDASLVRHGADQGQVTAVFDVPGGHPARLFLRDNGFDDDGDVILRRLQMGDGRTRVFINDQAASVALLRDLGRRLVEIHGQHDDRALIDTDLHRTLLDAFGGLEPEAALVRERHKAWRDAETALAKHRARVEQAEREGDYLRSSVEELTKLDPQPGEEEELAERRAIMMKSEKIAGDVNEAGELLSGQGSPVPSLASLVRRLERKIPEAPHLLEPVCKAIDEALNSLALAQDGIDHAMREIDFDPHVLEQVEERLFALRAAARKYSVPVEGLPALRDKMDADLADLDAGAEKLIQLESQATEMRAAYDTVAAKLSGSRKETAEHLKAAVMAELPALKLERAEFIVEMTTDAQARAAEGIDTVEYWVRTNPGTRAGPMMKVASGGELSRFLLALKVALADRGSAPTLVFDEIDTGVGGAVADAIGQRLARLSGRVQVLSVTHAPQVAARASTHFLIAKSATNEDRMATSIRSIGVGERQEEIARMLAGASITDEARAAAERLLAENSALVS; encoded by the coding sequence ATGCTGTCGCACCTGTCGATCCGCGATATTGTTCTGATTGAAAGGCTCGACATCGAGTTCAAGACAGGCTTGTCCGTGCTTACCGGTGAAACCGGAGCGGGCAAGTCTATCCTGCTTGATTCGCTTTCGCTGGCGCTTGGTGCACGCGGCGATGCCTCTCTCGTGCGTCATGGCGCCGATCAAGGGCAGGTAACGGCGGTATTCGATGTGCCGGGTGGTCATCCGGCCCGACTTTTCCTTCGCGATAATGGTTTTGATGATGATGGCGACGTTATCCTGCGTCGTTTGCAGATGGGCGACGGGCGTACCCGTGTTTTCATCAACGATCAGGCGGCAAGCGTTGCGCTGCTGCGCGATCTGGGTCGCAGGCTGGTGGAAATTCACGGCCAGCATGACGACCGTGCGCTGATCGATACTGATCTTCATCGTACATTGCTGGACGCTTTCGGTGGTCTCGAGCCAGAGGCCGCGTTGGTTCGCGAGCGGCATAAGGCCTGGCGCGATGCGGAAACCGCACTCGCCAAGCATCGTGCGCGCGTCGAACAGGCAGAGCGCGAGGGGGATTATCTGCGTTCTTCGGTGGAGGAGCTGACCAAGCTCGATCCGCAGCCCGGCGAGGAAGAAGAACTCGCCGAACGCCGTGCGATCATGATGAAATCCGAAAAGATCGCCGGTGACGTGAATGAAGCCGGTGAACTACTTTCAGGGCAGGGGTCGCCTGTGCCGTCGCTGGCGAGCCTTGTGCGCCGTCTTGAGCGCAAGATTCCGGAAGCACCGCATCTGCTGGAACCGGTTTGCAAGGCGATCGATGAAGCGCTCAACAGCCTGGCTCTTGCACAAGACGGCATTGATCATGCGATGCGCGAAATCGATTTCGATCCGCACGTGCTGGAACAGGTCGAGGAGCGGCTTTTTGCTCTGCGTGCCGCCGCGCGCAAATATTCTGTCCCGGTGGAAGGATTGCCTGCACTGCGTGACAAGATGGATGCCGATCTTGCCGATCTCGATGCCGGAGCGGAAAAGCTCATCCAGCTCGAAAGTCAGGCAACTGAAATGCGGGCGGCTTATGACACGGTTGCGGCAAAGCTTTCCGGTTCGCGCAAGGAGACGGCGGAGCATCTGAAGGCTGCAGTAATGGCCGAACTGCCGGCACTGAAGCTGGAGCGTGCGGAATTCATCGTTGAAATGACAACCGACGCGCAAGCGCGGGCGGCTGAAGGCATCGATACGGTTGAATATTGGGTGCGAACCAATCCGGGCACTCGTGCCGGGCCAATGATGAAGGTCGCTTCGGGTGGTGAGCTTTCGCGTTTCCTGTTGGCGCTGAAGGTGGCGCTTGCGGATCGCGGTTCTGCTCCGACGCTCGTATTCGATGAAATCGACACCGGCGTAGGTGGTGCAGTAGCTGATGCCATCGGACAGCGCCTTGCACGGCTTTCCGGCCGCGTGCAGGTTCTTTCGGTCACGCATGCGCCGCAGGTGGCAGCCCGTGCCTCGACACATTTCCTGATTGCCAAATCGGCAACCAATGAAGACCGGATGGCGACCTCCATCCGATCCATCGGGGTGGGAGAACGGCAGGAAGAAATTGCCCGCATGCTGGCCGGTGCCAGTATCACCGATGAAGCACGTGCGGCAGCGGAACGGCTGCTTGCCGAGAACAGTGCGCTCGTCTCCTGA
- a CDS encoding SCO family protein has protein sequence MKKFLPIFIIAFIVVIVGAAGLNLFRDKQAAKEPFGGPLNLVTMDGTPFTEKDLRAAPAAIFFGFTHCPDVCPTTLYELDGWLKQLGPEGSDIKAYFITVDPERDTQEVMKTYVGNVSDRIIGVTGTPQNIADMVKSYHVYAKKVPGEDGEYTMDHTASVFLLDKGGRFRSTIAYQENPDTALEKLKNLAKGAANG, from the coding sequence ATGAAAAAATTTCTGCCCATCTTCATCATCGCCTTTATCGTCGTCATCGTCGGCGCTGCTGGGCTCAACCTTTTCCGCGACAAGCAGGCGGCGAAAGAACCCTTCGGCGGGCCGCTTAACCTCGTGACCATGGATGGAACACCCTTCACAGAGAAGGATCTGCGCGCCGCGCCGGCAGCTATCTTCTTCGGCTTTACGCACTGTCCAGACGTCTGTCCCACCACGCTCTACGAGCTGGATGGCTGGCTGAAGCAGCTTGGGCCGGAAGGCAGTGACATCAAAGCTTATTTCATCACCGTCGACCCGGAACGAGACACCCAAGAAGTCATGAAGACCTATGTCGGCAATGTTTCTGACCGCATCATCGGTGTTACCGGCACACCGCAGAATATCGCCGATATGGTCAAGTCCTACCACGTCTATGCCAAGAAGGTTCCGGGCGAAGATGGCGAATATACGATGGACCATACGGCATCGGTATTTCTGCTCGACAAGGGCGGTCGTTTCCGCAGCACCATCGCCTATCAGGAGAACCCGGATACGGCTCTGGAAAAGTTGAAGAATCTGGCCAAAGGCGCTGCAAACGGTTAA
- a CDS encoding outer membrane protein assembly factor BamD, with amino-acid sequence MTSFKFKGVTKTALLTGVIAVLIPLAGCASKDDDIDLTKYVETIDPADKLYNEGLANLDAGRLDEAAKKFAAVDRQHPYTEWARKALVMAAFTNYRKGNYEEAISMAKRYNTLYPTSPESAYAYYIIGLSYFRQIPDVTRDQAASRRAIAAMQEVVDRFPDSEYTDDAKAKIRFARDQLAGKEMQVGRYYLERKEYLAAIKRFRGVVEEYSNTRQVEEALARLVEAYYALGLTSEAQMAASVLGKNYPDSQWYKDSYKLLQSGGLQPRENGNSWLAKASSLITGGGS; translated from the coding sequence ATGACGAGTTTCAAATTCAAGGGTGTGACGAAAACCGCGCTGCTGACTGGCGTTATCGCCGTTCTTATCCCGCTCGCCGGTTGTGCCAGCAAGGACGACGACATCGATCTCACCAAATATGTCGAGACGATCGATCCTGCCGACAAACTCTACAATGAAGGCCTCGCCAATCTGGACGCAGGTCGCCTCGATGAAGCCGCGAAGAAGTTCGCTGCCGTTGACCGCCAGCACCCTTACACGGAGTGGGCACGCAAGGCGCTTGTGATGGCTGCTTTCACCAACTACCGCAAGGGCAATTACGAAGAAGCGATCTCGATGGCGAAGCGTTACAACACGCTTTACCCGACTTCGCCTGAATCCGCTTATGCCTATTACATCATCGGTCTTTCCTATTTCCGCCAGATCCCGGACGTGACTCGCGATCAGGCCGCGAGCCGCCGCGCAATCGCTGCGATGCAGGAAGTGGTCGACCGCTTCCCGGACTCCGAATATACGGATGATGCCAAAGCCAAGATCCGCTTTGCCCGCGACCAGCTCGCAGGCAAGGAAATGCAGGTTGGCCGCTACTATCTGGAACGCAAGGAATATCTGGCGGCTATCAAGCGCTTCCGTGGCGTTGTGGAGGAATATTCCAATACCCGTCAGGTGGAAGAAGCGCTCGCTCGTCTCGTCGAAGCCTATTATGCGCTTGGTCTGACGTCGGAAGCCCAGATGGCTGCTTCGGTTCTCGGTAAGAACTATCCGGACAGCCAGTGGTACAAGGACAGCTACAAGCTTCTGCAGAGCGGTGGTCTCCAGCCGCGCGAGAATGGCAATTCGTGGCTGGCCAAGGCTTCGTCGCTGATCACCGGCGGCGGCTCATAA
- the ligA gene encoding NAD-dependent DNA ligase LigA encodes MTDTPVEKLTELEAASELERLAREIAHHDELYHANDRPEISDAEYDALKRRNDAIEARFPHLVRADSPSLRVGTAPVSKFAQIVHARPMLSLGNAFSDQDVRDFVGSVYRFLGQLPDNSIAFTAEPKIDGLSMSIRYENGILVSGATRGDGTTGENVTANIRTIAEIPNRLPAGAPSVVEVRGEVYMAKSDFLALNEQMAADGKQTYVNPRNTAAGSLRQLDAKVTASRKLKFFAYAWGEMSDMPADTQMGMVEIFREWGFPVNPLTKRLHGADELLAHYRAIGLERAKLDYDIDGVVYKVDRLDLQTRLGFRSRSPRWAIAHKFPAEQALTILRGIDIQVGRTGALTPVARLEPITVGGVVVTNATLHNEDYIKGIGLKGERIRADEHDIRIGDTVIVQRAGDVIPQIVDVVLEKRPTDAVSFHFPHECPVCGSHAVREEGEAVYRCTGGLTCAAQAVERIRHFVSRNAFDIEGLGEKQVEFFFHAEDDSLKIKSPADIFTLQKRQAESPLKKLENIEGFGTTSVKKLYDAINDRREIALHRFLFGLGIRHVGEVNAKRFARAYLSYVAFEKAALEAVPPTEGDRTDKGNDAWQELIAVEGIGSIVAEAVVDFYAEPHNREVLAALLAEVTPLDEEARVATGSPVEGKTVVFTGSLERMSRDEAKAMAERYGAKTAGSVSKKTDLVVAGPGAGSKLAKASELGIEVIDEDAWFTLVGEE; translated from the coding sequence ATGACCGATACTCCCGTTGAAAAACTGACCGAACTTGAAGCCGCTTCCGAACTGGAACGGCTGGCGCGCGAAATTGCTCATCATGATGAGCTTTATCATGCCAATGACCGGCCAGAGATTTCGGATGCCGAGTATGATGCGCTGAAGCGGCGCAACGATGCGATTGAAGCGCGCTTTCCGCATCTGGTGCGAGCAGACAGTCCGTCCTTGCGGGTCGGCACCGCGCCGGTTTCCAAATTTGCTCAGATTGTCCACGCCCGCCCGATGCTTTCGCTCGGCAATGCGTTTTCAGACCAGGACGTGCGCGATTTCGTCGGTAGTGTCTATCGCTTCCTCGGGCAGTTGCCGGATAATTCCATCGCTTTTACCGCCGAACCGAAGATCGATGGGCTTTCCATGTCGATCCGTTATGAGAACGGAATTCTGGTTAGCGGCGCGACGCGTGGAGACGGTACGACCGGTGAAAATGTGACGGCGAATATCCGCACCATCGCCGAAATTCCGAACCGGCTTCCGGCGGGCGCACCTTCTGTTGTGGAAGTACGTGGCGAGGTCTATATGGCCAAGAGCGACTTCCTCGCACTCAACGAGCAGATGGCCGCCGACGGCAAGCAGACTTATGTCAACCCGCGCAACACGGCAGCGGGCTCCCTGCGCCAGCTCGACGCCAAGGTGACGGCGAGCCGCAAGCTAAAATTCTTCGCCTATGCCTGGGGTGAAATGTCGGACATGCCTGCCGACACACAGATGGGCATGGTCGAGATTTTCCGAGAATGGGGGTTCCCGGTCAATCCGCTGACGAAGCGACTTCACGGTGCAGACGAACTGCTTGCGCATTACCGCGCCATTGGTCTTGAGCGCGCCAAGCTCGATTATGACATTGACGGCGTCGTTTATAAGGTTGATCGGCTTGATCTGCAGACGCGCCTCGGCTTCCGATCCCGCAGCCCGCGATGGGCAATTGCGCACAAGTTTCCGGCAGAACAGGCGCTGACGATTTTGCGGGGCATCGACATTCAGGTTGGACGGACTGGCGCTCTGACGCCGGTAGCGCGACTGGAGCCGATCACTGTCGGTGGTGTGGTCGTGACCAATGCGACGCTGCACAACGAGGACTATATCAAGGGTATTGGTCTCAAGGGAGAACGTATTCGCGCGGATGAGCATGACATTCGCATCGGCGATACGGTGATTGTGCAACGCGCAGGCGATGTGATCCCGCAAATTGTCGATGTCGTGCTGGAGAAGCGCCCGACTGATGCCGTGTCGTTCCATTTCCCGCATGAATGCCCTGTCTGTGGTAGCCACGCGGTGCGCGAAGAGGGGGAGGCGGTCTATCGCTGCACCGGCGGTCTGACCTGCGCCGCGCAGGCGGTTGAGCGCATTCGTCATTTCGTATCGCGCAATGCGTTCGATATTGAAGGTCTTGGCGAAAAGCAGGTTGAGTTCTTCTTCCATGCCGAAGATGACAGCCTGAAGATCAAATCCCCTGCAGATATCTTCACACTTCAAAAACGACAGGCTGAATCGCCCCTGAAGAAATTGGAGAACATCGAAGGCTTCGGCACGACTTCCGTGAAGAAGCTTTATGATGCGATCAATGATCGGCGCGAGATTGCCCTGCATCGCTTTCTGTTTGGCCTTGGTATCCGCCATGTTGGCGAGGTGAATGCCAAGCGTTTTGCGCGCGCCTATCTGTCTTACGTGGCGTTTGAAAAAGCTGCTCTGGAGGCCGTGCCGCCAACAGAAGGGGACCGTACCGACAAGGGCAACGACGCCTGGCAGGAACTGATTGCGGTTGAAGGCATCGGTTCCATCGTTGCTGAAGCGGTCGTTGATTTTTATGCGGAGCCGCATAATCGCGAAGTACTGGCAGCTCTTCTCGCCGAAGTAACGCCGCTCGATGAGGAGGCGCGTGTCGCCACCGGTTCGCCGGTCGAAGGCAAGACGGTGGTGTTTACCGGCAGTCTGGAGCGAATGTCACGCGATGAGGCAAAGGCCATGGCCGAGCGGTATGGGGCAAAGACAGCCGGGTCGGTATCGAAGAAGACCGATCTGGTGGTGGCCGGACCGGGAGCGGGCTCCAAACTCGCCAAGGCGTCGGAGCTGGGCATCGAAGTCATTGATGAAGACGCCTGGTTTACTCTGGTCGGAGAAGAATAA
- a CDS encoding aminopeptidase P family protein, which produces MAFQNFDVTTNPANGGPRVAKLRAKMAELGLDGFLVPRADEHQGEYVPPHAQRLAWLTGFTGSAGAALILKNSAYIFVDGRYELQVRAQTDPKIFSYESLVTNPPASWLAENGKGLNIGFDPWLHTISEARSLREVLETLGGQLVPVEINLVDTVWDDQPEVPTAEVTIQPARFSGHEAEDKIKEMQATVAASGASATVLTDPSSVAWVFNIRGKDVSNTPLPLSFAIIPAKGEPELFIDERKLAIEPRAYLTQLASLSAPADLEGHLSARAAQSAAKGESILLDPILAAEKLRLIVISAGGSVIDGKDPARIPRAIKNKAELDGSRAAHERDGVAMVNFLSWIDAQKPGAIDEISAAQKLEEARTDAGRDFQMPLEDISFDTISGAGPNGAIIHYRVNTDTNRTLEDGELYLVDSGAQYRDGTTDITRTVPIGKATAETIKAFTLVLKGVIAITTARFPKGTRGQDIDVLARIALWKHGFDYAHGTGHGVGSYLSVHEGPQSISKKGAQELLPGMILSNEPGYYKPDSFGIRIENLIIVTEPEVPEGGDIPMMGFETLTFCPIDRRLIDKSLFTQEEIDWLNSYHLSVREKLSGHLKNTERHWLEAATAPL; this is translated from the coding sequence ATGGCTTTTCAGAATTTCGACGTCACCACAAATCCGGCCAACGGCGGCCCACGTGTTGCAAAGCTACGTGCGAAGATGGCCGAACTTGGCCTCGACGGCTTTCTGGTTCCCAGGGCGGACGAACATCAGGGCGAATATGTTCCGCCCCATGCACAGCGTCTCGCCTGGCTGACCGGTTTCACCGGATCGGCCGGTGCCGCGCTCATTCTCAAGAACAGTGCCTATATCTTCGTTGACGGACGCTATGAACTGCAGGTTCGAGCCCAGACCGATCCAAAGATCTTTTCCTATGAAAGTCTGGTCACAAATCCCCCGGCTTCCTGGCTGGCAGAAAACGGCAAGGGCCTGAATATCGGCTTCGATCCTTGGCTCCATACCATTTCGGAAGCCCGCAGCTTACGCGAAGTGCTCGAAACTCTTGGCGGTCAGCTAGTTCCGGTCGAAATCAATCTCGTTGACACCGTATGGGACGACCAGCCCGAAGTACCGACGGCAGAGGTCACTATCCAGCCCGCCCGCTTCTCAGGCCATGAAGCGGAAGACAAAATCAAGGAAATGCAGGCGACAGTTGCAGCAAGCGGTGCCAGCGCGACTGTCCTGACCGATCCGTCTTCAGTCGCATGGGTATTCAATATCCGCGGCAAGGACGTGTCCAACACGCCGCTTCCGCTCAGCTTTGCCATCATTCCTGCAAAGGGCGAACCAGAGCTTTTCATTGATGAACGCAAGCTCGCCATCGAACCGCGTGCTTATCTGACCCAACTTGCCAGTCTCTCGGCGCCTGCCGATCTGGAAGGGCACCTTAGTGCTCGGGCAGCCCAAAGTGCAGCCAAGGGCGAGAGCATTCTTCTCGACCCGATTCTCGCGGCTGAAAAACTTCGCCTCATTGTCATCAGCGCAGGCGGCAGCGTGATCGACGGCAAAGACCCTGCCCGTATTCCACGCGCAATCAAGAACAAGGCAGAGCTCGACGGCTCACGTGCGGCCCATGAGCGCGACGGCGTGGCGATGGTCAATTTCCTCTCATGGATCGACGCCCAAAAGCCAGGCGCTATCGATGAAATCAGTGCAGCGCAGAAGCTGGAAGAAGCGCGCACAGATGCCGGGCGCGACTTCCAGATGCCACTGGAGGATATATCCTTCGACACGATCTCCGGTGCAGGGCCAAATGGCGCGATCATCCATTATCGCGTCAATACCGACACCAACAGAACGCTTGAAGATGGCGAGCTCTATCTGGTCGATTCCGGTGCACAGTATCGCGATGGTACGACTGACATCACCCGTACCGTGCCTATCGGCAAAGCCACAGCGGAGACGATCAAGGCATTCACGCTCGTACTGAAAGGTGTGATCGCGATCACAACGGCCCGCTTCCCGAAAGGCACACGCGGGCAGGATATCGACGTTCTGGCGCGTATCGCGCTATGGAAACATGGTTTCGACTATGCGCACGGAACCGGCCATGGCGTCGGTTCCTACCTTTCGGTGCACGAAGGCCCGCAGAGCATTTCGAAGAAGGGTGCGCAGGAGCTGCTGCCGGGTATGATTCTTTCCAATGAACCGGGCTATTACAAACCCGATTCATTCGGCATCCGTATCGAAAACCTCATCATCGTCACCGAACCGGAAGTGCCGGAAGGCGGCGACATTCCGATGATGGGTTTCGAAACACTGACTTTCTGCCCTATCGACCGGCGCTTGATCGACAAGTCGCTTTTCACTCAAGAGGAAATCGACTGGTTGAATAGCTACCATCTCAGTGTGCGCGAGAAGCTGTCAGGCCATCTCAAGAACACTGAACGCCATTGGCTCGAAGCGGCAACCGCGCCGCTTTGA
- a CDS encoding DUF2461 domain-containing protein: protein MAPFSGFGEKAIPFLKALDFHQNREWFVENKDLFEQQLKEPLGDLVEELTGRFEKAGLPFKGDRVKSQFRIKRDTRFSKDKAPYNRHLSALLSQSGTKWDESGCFYVCIGLPGVRDCYACVAWWGPKKELLLAIRTSIAEKPEEFRAMVAKLKKSGLKISDYDRLKRTPRGFEAVTDDDLLEAIRNRHFSVRIEIDPETITRADLADRLVDFTERTRPLVDWMHEIEKIVPQQS, encoded by the coding sequence ATGGCCCCGTTCAGCGGATTTGGTGAGAAAGCGATCCCGTTTCTGAAAGCTCTGGATTTTCACCAGAATCGCGAATGGTTCGTTGAGAACAAAGATCTTTTCGAGCAGCAATTGAAGGAGCCGCTTGGTGATCTTGTCGAAGAACTGACGGGTCGTTTCGAAAAGGCCGGTCTGCCGTTCAAGGGCGACCGGGTGAAATCGCAGTTCCGCATCAAACGCGATACGCGGTTTTCCAAGGACAAGGCACCCTATAACCGCCACCTGTCTGCACTGCTGTCGCAATCGGGTACGAAATGGGACGAGAGCGGGTGCTTCTATGTTTGCATCGGCCTACCGGGTGTCCGCGATTGCTACGCTTGTGTTGCGTGGTGGGGGCCGAAGAAAGAACTGCTTCTGGCCATACGCACTTCTATTGCCGAGAAGCCGGAAGAGTTTCGCGCCATGGTTGCGAAACTCAAGAAAAGTGGTTTGAAGATTAGTGATTACGACCGGTTGAAACGCACGCCACGTGGTTTCGAGGCCGTGACCGACGACGATCTGCTGGAAGCAATTCGCAATCGGCACTTCTCAGTACGAATTGAAATCGATCCTGAAACGATTACCAGAGCTGATCTGGCAGATCGTCTTGTCGACTTTACAGAACGGACTCGCCCGCTTGTGGACTGGATGCACGAAATCGAAAAGATCGTTCCGCAACAATCGTGA
- a CDS encoding AzlC family ABC transporter permease codes for MDQTFRPVRASARADIIDGVRRGLPLVVAGAPFGLLFGALAVDNGLSLAEAVFMSSIIYAGASQMVGLDLFGQNIAPWMIVMSIFAVNFRHVLYSATTGRRIRHFKLWQKALAFFVLVDIQYAEVEQRAEAGKPVTFVWYMSIGLTFYLTWVLEALIGGLFGNLITNPYAFGIDFLLPIYFLGMVMSFRHRQNWLPVVIVSTISAVAAYKLVGSPWHVSLGALGGIVLAAIIAKPREGEA; via the coding sequence GTGGATCAGACTTTTCGGCCCGTAAGGGCTTCAGCGCGCGCCGATATTATTGACGGTGTCCGGCGCGGACTTCCGCTTGTCGTTGCCGGAGCGCCCTTTGGCTTGTTATTCGGCGCGCTTGCTGTCGATAACGGATTGTCGCTCGCCGAAGCGGTATTCATGAGTTCCATCATCTATGCCGGTGCCAGCCAGATGGTCGGGCTCGATCTCTTCGGCCAGAACATCGCGCCGTGGATGATCGTCATGTCGATCTTTGCCGTTAATTTCCGGCACGTGCTTTATTCGGCGACCACGGGTCGGCGTATCCGTCACTTCAAGCTATGGCAGAAGGCATTGGCCTTTTTCGTTCTGGTGGATATCCAGTATGCGGAAGTCGAACAGCGTGCGGAAGCCGGCAAGCCAGTTACTTTCGTCTGGTATATGTCCATCGGACTGACATTCTACCTGACCTGGGTTCTTGAAGCGCTGATCGGCGGGCTATTCGGCAATCTCATTACAAACCCGTATGCTTTTGGCATCGATTTCCTGCTGCCGATCTATTTTCTCGGTATGGTTATGAGCTTCCGTCATCGACAGAACTGGCTGCCTGTCGTCATCGTCAGTACGATTTCAGCCGTGGCGGCCTATAAGCTCGTGGGTTCTCCCTGGCATGTTTCACTGGGCGCACTTGGCGGCATTGTGCTTGCGGCTATCATCGCCAAGCCACGGGAAGGGGAGGCGTAA
- a CDS encoding DapH/DapD/GlmU-related protein yields MASSDDLRFQNSEPRIHSTAQLKSVKLGRYADIGERVILREVIVGDFTYFERNGEGIYAEIGKFCSIAANARINALEHPMERLTTHKVSYRPNEYFRYLGVDGEFRARRQEQRVVIGNDVWIGHGAVITPGVQIGHGAVIGANAVVTKDVPPYHVVGGVPARFIRKRFDNAIIDRLLELAWWNWSVEKLYEAVPDIQTLEIETFLEKWGG; encoded by the coding sequence ATGGCGTCGTCCGATGATCTTCGTTTCCAGAACAGCGAACCGCGCATTCATTCTACGGCGCAGCTGAAATCCGTCAAACTGGGGCGGTATGCCGACATCGGCGAGCGGGTGATTCTTCGTGAGGTCATAGTCGGTGATTTCACTTATTTCGAGCGTAACGGTGAGGGAATCTATGCCGAAATCGGCAAGTTTTGTTCCATCGCCGCGAATGCCCGCATCAACGCGCTCGAACATCCGATGGAGCGACTGACGACGCATAAGGTCAGCTATCGGCCGAATGAGTATTTTCGTTATCTGGGCGTTGATGGAGAGTTCCGGGCAAGGCGTCAGGAACAGCGTGTGGTCATCGGCAACGATGTATGGATCGGCCACGGCGCGGTCATCACACCGGGCGTTCAGATTGGTCATGGTGCTGTGATTGGCGCGAATGCGGTCGTAACGAAGGACGTGCCACCCTATCATGTGGTCGGCGGCGTTCCCGCCCGTTTCATTCGCAAGCGTTTCGATAACGCCATCATAGATCGGCTATTGGAGCTGGCTTGGTGGAATTGGTCGGTGGAAAAGCTCTATGAAGCCGTTCCCGATATCCAGACGCTGGAAATTGAAACGTTTCTTGAAAAGTGGGGCGGCTAA
- a CDS encoding 50S ribosomal protein L11 methyltransferase gives MAQSRLFFSADKAEAERVYNILEQSFEEDGFPIAITEIDEDRQIFEVSVYVENDADDVARRIDALVGPNIFAVEELPDIDWVTHSLEGLKPVRAGHFFVHGSHDRDKIEAGDIPIEIDAGLAFGTGHHGTTAGCLELIEETVTNEHPTNALDLGTGSAVLAIAIAKLAPIPVLATDIDPIAVTVAAENAAKNGVAEHVVTATAEGFGHSIFRSYSPFDLIVANILANPLIELAPSLKEHLASGGSIILSGILDSQHDAVLAAYQAQGLTHQKTLHREGWVAIHLK, from the coding sequence ATGGCCCAGTCACGACTTTTCTTTTCGGCGGATAAGGCGGAAGCCGAGCGCGTCTACAACATTCTCGAACAATCTTTCGAGGAAGACGGCTTCCCCATCGCTATCACCGAGATCGATGAAGACCGGCAGATTTTCGAAGTTTCGGTCTATGTTGAGAACGATGCCGATGACGTCGCCAGGCGGATCGATGCGCTGGTAGGGCCGAATATTTTCGCCGTTGAGGAACTGCCAGACATCGATTGGGTCACGCATTCACTAGAAGGGCTGAAACCAGTGAGAGCTGGACATTTCTTTGTCCATGGCTCGCACGACCGCGACAAGATTGAAGCCGGCGACATCCCCATTGAAATCGATGCCGGTCTTGCCTTCGGTACCGGCCATCACGGAACGACGGCAGGATGCCTCGAGCTGATCGAGGAAACCGTCACCAACGAACATCCGACCAATGCGCTTGATCTTGGCACCGGCAGCGCAGTTCTCGCCATCGCCATCGCCAAGCTTGCTCCGATTCCGGTATTGGCTACCGATATCGATCCCATTGCCGTCACGGTCGCTGCCGAAAACGCCGCCAAGAACGGTGTGGCAGAACATGTCGTCACCGCAACGGCAGAAGGTTTCGGCCACTCAATCTTCCGTTCGTATTCGCCATTCGACCTGATCGTCGCCAACATTCTTGCCAATCCGCTTATCGAGCTTGCGCCTTCCCTCAAGGAGCATCTGGCATCCGGCGGTTCCATCATTCTTTCGGGAATACTTGACAGTCAGCACGATGCGGTGCTCGCTGCCTATCAGGCACAGGGACTCACCCATCAAAAGACGTTGCATCGCGAAGGTTGGGTGGCCATTCACCTGAAATAG
- a CDS encoding AzlD family protein, with protein sequence MSTTIWIILAGALCTYLTRIGGHLVLSRFNHVHYRVEAVLNAVPAAVLTAIVAAPASDHGWRELLVLAVCILLSLRLSMMTMFFAGVALLITLRHFTV encoded by the coding sequence ATGTCCACGACGATCTGGATCATTCTCGCAGGCGCGCTCTGCACTTATCTCACCCGTATTGGTGGACATCTGGTCCTGTCACGCTTCAACCACGTGCATTATCGGGTGGAAGCGGTGCTCAACGCCGTGCCCGCGGCCGTTCTGACGGCCATTGTGGCTGCGCCCGCTTCCGATCACGGCTGGCGCGAGCTGCTTGTGCTCGCGGTCTGCATCCTGCTTTCGCTGCGGCTCAGCATGATGACTATGTTCTTTGCGGGCGTAGCGCTTTTGATTACGCTACGCCATTTCACGGTATGA